A section of the Oscarella lobularis chromosome 15, ooOscLobu1.1, whole genome shotgun sequence genome encodes:
- the LOC136196354 gene encoding uncharacterized protein: protein MFKATSPQPRSVHESALIGNELHLFGGKKGKYPFLYFPRNEIWTCNVQQKKKWIRRVARGKNIPPPCEGARCVVINGIMYSYGGLKEDGGLLEEVFGLDPKKMKWIQVATPIHGKKPWQRYSCCLWAIGGRIIMFGGLSGDIPQDRLQSGAQCDGRANNEIYEFVFEEGREKGYWLDVELSGERPQPRESAATETIDQHRGLLHGGWNGRKLLDDAFVIDLREKKWICIDFLPKPSARHYHRICRLSKEGFKERNCFLLIGGGNRRDFSDHAYILDFDKRKSYEFHLNPEIAPIDFHTLHCVENQDGSARIIVTGGKDQERELKEILNEFTLNPSNESYMQIETQILPSAQLISTGPENESRNTRELERELEAMRMEVAKLRDERSQSHQVIEEQRRQFEEERMQKTRLEKERSRLVEQRTLLEVLNQSLEEEKIRLIEQRSGLETRCNSLSEKTDATHALEAQRTKLEIQCRDLQKEIVHLKEDLQTTKIELKAVRESRRQPIDSLATNPQRNSIDQGLHAARSNASSDREVDRKVTDEELQKLAPKLIDQWKEVSRRLTGEKESEAALEMKHRSNPKELVYSMLNSWHILNGSDATVKSICKALLKRPVIHRLAAEEVFGVSAVKKVLRDLGY from the exons ATGTTCAAAGCCACGTCACCTCAGCCTCGATCTGTTCACGAAAGTGCGTTGATTGGTAATGAATtgcatctcttcggtggAAAAAAGGGAAAATATCCTTTCCTTTATTTCCCGCGCAACGAAATTTGGACGTGTAATGTccaacaaaagaagaaatggatcCGTCGTGTTGCCCGAGGAAAGAatattcctcctccttgcgAAGGAGCACGATGCGTGGTCATCAATGGAATCATGTATTCGTACGGGGGATTGAAGGAAGACGGGGGTCTTCTGGAAGAGGTGTTTGGTTTggatccgaagaaaatgaaatggatCCAAGTAGCCACGCCCATCCATGGAAAGaaaccatggcaacgctACTCCTGCTGTTTGTGGGCCATTGGAGGAAGAATAATCATGTTTGGGGGATTGAGTGGAGACATTCCTCAAGATCGTCTCCAATCAGGAGCACAATGCGATGGGAGAGCGAATAATGAGATTTATGAAtttgtatttgaggagggaagagaaaaag GATATTGGTTGGATGTTGAATTAAGTGGAGAAAGACCACAACCACGTGAGAGTGCTGCCACGGAAACAATTGATCAACATCGAGGATTACTCCATGGAGGGTGGAATGGCAGGAAATTATTAGATGATGCatttgtgattgatttgagagaaaag AAATGGATTTGCATCGATTTCCTTCCAAAACCTTCCGCTCGACATTATCACAGAATTTGTCGATTATCAAAAGAAGgattcaaagaaagaaattgttttcttctcattggcggAGGCAACAGAAGAGATTTTTCAGACCACGCCTACATTCTTGACTttgacaaaagaaaatcttacGAG TTTCACTTAAACCCGGAAATAGCACCTATTGATTTTCACACTCTCCATTGCGTAGAGAATCAGGATGGATCTGCTCGAATCATTGTCACAGGGGGAAAAGACCAAGAAAGAgaattgaaagaaattctGAATGAATTTACTCTCA atcCGTCAAACGAGTCGTACATGCAGATTGAAACTCAGATACTTCCTTCAGCTCAATTGATATCAACAGGACCAGAAAATGAATCACGGAACACTCGGGAACTTGAAAGAGAATTGGAAGCAATGAG AATGGAAGTGGCAAAACTTCGTGATGAAAG GTCCCAATCTCATCAAGTCATagaagaacaaagaagacaaTTTGAGGAAGAGAGAATGCAAAA aACAAGATTGGAAAAAGAGAGATCTCGTCTTGTAGAACAAAG AACCCTTTTGGAAGTATTGAACCAATctttggaagaagagaaaatacgTCTTATAGAGCAAAG AAGTGGGTTAGAGACCCGTTGCAATTCTCTAAG TGAAAAGACAGACGCGACTCACGCTTTGGAGGCTCAGAG AACTAAATTGGAAATTCAATGCAGAGATCTTCAGAAAGAGATTGTTCACCTAAAAGAAGACCTTCAAACCACAAA AATTGAATTAAAAGCAGTCCGGGAATCTCGCCGTCAACCCATTGATTCTCTTGCAACCAACCCTCAACGCAATTCCATTGACCAGGGACTCCATGCAGCGC GTTCTAATGCTTCAAGCGATAGAGAAGTTGATCGAAAAGTGACGGACGAAGAGCTTCAGAAATTGGCACCAAAACTCATTGACCAGTGGAAAGAggtttctcgtcgtttgacaggagagaaagaaagcgaagcaGCATTAGAAATGAAACACAGGAGCAATCCAAAAGAACTTGTCTACTCCATGCTAAACAGCTGGCACATTCTCAATGGTTCAGATGCAACTGTAAAGAGCATCTGTAAAGCTCTTCTAAAACGACCCGTCATTCATCGGCTTGCTGCAGAGGAAGTCTTTGGAGTAAGTGCTGTTAAAAAAGTTTTACGTGATTTGggttattga